Part of the Budorcas taxicolor isolate Tak-1 chromosome Y, Takin1.1, whole genome shotgun sequence genome, ACCACGCTCCAGTCCTTACCGGTCCCCgttgatggaggagacagaactgcctGCGGCTCACCTGCCCTAGGCAGTTCCCAGATTGAGCCTGAGGAGGCGAGCCTGAGGCGATGAGGCCTCCTCAGGTCTGGGGCGCCGCCTCAGCTCCCCCTACAGGCGTGCGGGCTGCCCCCGATGATTGGCTGCCAGGTGTCGGCGCCTACAATCTGATTGGCCGCGAGGCCGAGTTGGGCGCATGCGCGGGCGAtgagccctccccccgccccttcaCCCCGtaaaagcacccgctggaggcgtGGTCAGCCTGAATGTGAATCTCAAGGGTCTTGGGTCAAGATTGCTCAGCTCACCAAAcgcgaagaaagaaaaaacagatggcacagtcgccagggcacagggctgagaacggcctccgagtctaccaggggagtccagtgATGGTGTCCAGCACTCACAGCCCAGATCTTGACGCCCCTCCTCTTGGAATTACATTTCAATCAaggcagggcagcctgcccctgtttttgcactgtctattgtgagctgagaatgagctttacttcttcttcttcttttttttttaattttagagctttacacttttaatggctgaggaaaaccgaaagaattttattttctcacgtgGAAATTGTGTGAAACTCAGTTTTCGGAGTTCTTAAAGTTGGAACAGGGACTTGCCAGCTTCTTTGGTTATTCTCTATGCCTGAAAACTTAATTAATCGTCAATAATCATATTCGCAAAgcctaaattatttctgttttggccctttacagagtgttttttaaatgccctgttcagctggaagtctcctagtagtcatatgggagaataaagttttggttttgtgacagtattttcttgtctattatattcatttttcattctttactaatttcattccttcatatcgctaaaagtttcctttaatggaagcaatgaaataacatcaaataaaatacctctgttggtagttttcacaggtaacatgttagaacgtatatgctcaactaaaaatatgttgtgtatatacagtaaataccactttaagtagcttcagaacttgtatctggtttcaagttactaggaaggtttgttaaacatccaatattctaacctccagctgttctcaacttcaaaaagataaaactttttcaataatttgttacCTCAAGTTTCAACTCCGTTTGAGCCACATATATGAACACGCTTTCTAGGTCACATGATTTAATCTGACATATTGCcgataagtgaaaattttggaataccttactcaaaagagagatgttgttttcttcttccagaaagacaggtAGTGAAGCCGATCTTTGAACAGTTTGTCGGTTTTTATTAAATCCATAAAGATTAAGCTGTCGAATTAAACTTTTCGTgctcttggtttcaaatattctgaaaggctcctttctttccaagacttctttcctaaagagttcttcactgatcactctacatgtgcctgtctcatcccaccaaatagactcaaactgatcactttcaactatattccaaagcttttgtggaaatgtgagtgaaagaaaatcattcacatcatctgtttcagaaacagaatatgtgtagtgtggccttttgatcacaagatcctcagacaaagcctgaaaagcacattcttcactcatagatctcaaaactgagtccccaggtgtataatcataccaataagatctaatggaggtttctgaaccagtggattcatctttaggaggtccatcttgaatttctgaagaaatatgtgccatctcagggaaagctttcttcagataattttctcatttgtctgcttttacacaatgcaacttcaaatgatgtttggctggcctacagagagaaactctctggacaagcacagaggtcctcccagtcaaacagctgtgacatcacaaaatcactggtctcctagcaatcgAAGGTTAGTTGTGACATGACAaagtcactggtctcctagcaattgaAGGGTAATGTTCAACCAAGTGTTTACTTCAGCATCAACTTCAAATACAGACTGCTGacagaaatagtaaccaaaaccatgaagcatgcaaaatctcatta contains:
- the LOC128071000 gene encoding heat shock transcription factor, Y-linked-like; translated protein: MAHISSEIQDGPPKDESTGSETSIRSYWYDYTPGDSVLRSMSEECAFQALSEDLVIKRPHYTYSVSETDDVNDFLSLTFPQKLWNIVESDQFESIWWDETGTCRVISEELFRKEVLERKEPFRIFETKSTKSLIRQLNLYGFNKNRQTVQRSASLPVFLEEENNISLLS